tcaaccctacaaaatcagattgtaaggtgaagattgtctctactttataaacacattttcaggtcatctcgcaattgatgtgagacttcttaacaaaacaaaaaaagatattctttatatcaaaattagtttgaattttgattcaTAGGAATTCAATCACATGGCAATTATAGTTGGTTGGGTGTTGAGTGGGTGTCTCCTCCTGGTATCCTAGGGTGTTTTGAGGTTTTCTTAGACATGGGTATAGGAAAAACAAATTCGGGTGGATGTTAATTTGGCAAACTATTGTGTGGACTATCTAGAACTCCCGAAATGATGTTTTTGTTCTGAAGGAACTTTTTTTGCTAAGTGTTTGGTCGATAGGGTGAAACTTTCATCTTGAAAATGGTGCTAGGTAAAAACTCTGGCTCCGCCTGTTCCTTTTACGAGTGGGGTATGCACCCTATTTTTTGCTGGAACCGGTAGAGTCTGTAGGGGTGTTGAGTTGGGTCTTCGTGAGGTCTGATTGATTGAAGGTCTCTTGTGACTGTCCTTCTTGATGGTTGATCCTTGCCCCTCTCTCTGAGGGGTCCTTAGATCTTCTTGTGGTGGTGGGTTTTCAGTTTGCCTTCTTGTAGAATGTATGTGTTTTTTAGAGGTTGAATGAGTGTACTTCTTTTGTATTATGAACTTTCTCTTATTCCTTTtgcaaattatatataatactattatttgccattaaaaaaaaatcacatggcAATTACTAATCAAATAATGGACCATGATGATGAACTTGCTACCTTTTCATCTATTTGAGAAGGGTCCCCTGAAAGTATAAGAAAGAATAATTAGTCTTTTAGAGcaccatataattttttaaaaaataaattgaagataaaattgaaaagggTGATGAGGTAACTAAAGAAGATAAAATTGACCCAAAGATCCTTCACCTTGATCATCATTAAGAGTCTTTGTCAAGGAAATTGGAGGAGAAGCTACAACTATTTGGCCATCACCATATTCCTACATAAAGTTTTAATTGTTTGTAGGATCAGCCAcactatatatttttgtttggttcgctatataaagataattaagaaaatagaaaacaaaagaatCCAAGTTTCAAAAGCAGACTCCATTTTTTCCTCTTTatatcaaaattgatttaaagGTTTGATTCTTATAAACACACAAGTAAGAAAAATACCATGTTAATTTTAAGACTTtgatacataaaataaactcaCTAGTGAAGATGTAGCCGTTGGACCTAACGAATTAGCTGATTTTGAATGAGTTGACGATGTTATTGTCTTGGCATTAGCTGATGTAATTCCATCTTCAGAACTTAACTTTATACCCTGAATCAAATTAAAAGGATGTTTAAGTTGATAGTATAATTCAAAACCTGCATTGATGAAGAGTCAAAAAGATAATACAAACAAAATAGAGGAAAAATGCCTTTTGTTTAGGAGCAACGTCTGATTGTATAGGTGGTTCATTCTTTGTTTCAAAAATGGTGGACAAAGAAGGTTCTGCGGCTGTTTTTCCTGATGTAGAACCCTCCAACTAATTGCATAGCATGAAAATGTAAATTAGTTGCAGCATATTTTTAAATGGTTAGAATTTCAAAAATGGTTAGAATTTCAGTAGagatttcttcatcttcttggAATATAGAACATAAGAGGAACAATTCCTTGGCTTTTTTATCCTTCAAATTATCATAGCTAAACTTCAAACATTTATAAATGTCAACCTTAGTGTCATCAACACCGGCCATGAGCATAGGATTTTGTAAGGAGTTTAAGGCAGCATCCCAATTTTCTTGACGTTTTTCTCCCTTCAAACTTCTGGCGATAGTAGCAATTGCAATTGGTAATCCTTTGCATTCACGAGCAATTTTGCATCCCTGGTCAAGAATATTTTTGGAGGAAATATTACTTAGCTCAGCATGCCTTTTGAACATTTCCCATGCCTCTTCTTCAGATAAGAGGTCTAGTTGAATTGTTTTTGCACATGACATTTGGTTGCATACCTTAAAATATCGTGTGGTTACAAGAACTTTGCATCCTTTGTGATTATCACTATTTGGAATCCCTATGTCTTCAAAATTGAGATCATCCCAAACATCATCCAATATCACAAGAATTTTCTCACCATTGGTGAGTCTGTCCCATAGCTGTGTAGGCCGGGTTGACTCATTGGTGGCCCTCCATTCCAATTCCAAGTGTCCAGCAATATCATCTTGAATCTTTTTTATATTAGGAGTATTGGACACTGTAGTAAAGATGACACGATTAAATTGCATTGAAGTCTTAAGTTGTTTGCCCACTTCTTTTGCCATGGTAGTTTTTCCTGTGCCCCCCATCCCATGCAATCCAATTGTATAGTAACTGTCATCTTTTAGTGCATTCAAAAGCTCATTGTATTTCGACTCCCTAGTTTTAAAAGAAATGTAAGATTGAGAAGAATAACGCTCAACATCTGGAAGACTACGGGTGAGTTCAACATTTTCAAGTTTCTCTCCCTTTaccatcaattttttaatttcctcCGTTTTGTTTGTCAACTCCTCTCCCCTTTTATATAGCCATATGCAATcagggcaaaatccaaaaaaacatcTTTGTTTTA
This portion of the Trifolium pratense cultivar HEN17-A07 linkage group LG3, ARS_RC_1.1, whole genome shotgun sequence genome encodes:
- the LOC123916122 gene encoding uncharacterized protein LOC123916122 isoform X2, which produces MEGISTDLGKTFVEKLINGVIGKSRYLFCYKCIANEFELEKEKLEAEWETMTLRFTKAKEKGKDIQSNAQFWEKQANKLIQENTKLKQRCFFGFCPDCIWLYKRGEELTNKTEEIKKLMVKGEKLENVELTRSLPDVERYSSQSYISFKTRESKYNELLNALKDDSYYTIGLHGMGGTGKTTMAKEVGKQLKTSMQFNRVIFTTVSNTPNIKKIQDDIAGHLELEWRATNESTRPTQLWDRLTNGEKILVILDDVWDDLNFEDIGIPNSDNHKGCKVLVTTRYFKGCKIARECKGLPIAIATIARSLKGEKRQENWDAALNSLQNPMLMAGVDDTKLEGSTSGKTAAEPSLSTIFETKNEPPIQSDVAPKQKGIKLSSEDGITSANAKTITSSTHSKSANSLGPTATSSLEYGDGQIVVASPPISLTKTLNDDQGDPSQIDEKEDGDDQIATAFFIATTETNNQVSRNDDALKKVSSNIKDQFPKNNEETISKSPVPSQFPLVPSKGDPSQKVEELSSSLLVMRELEQLVTKKHLDDENLCLLNDFLVNHPSVLLRDTSLSNKYKGYAYNCLAELLKFLKTHSVLEVLGSCKTEFVELLQDARSFAFDKDWFDGIERRTLFPDLQVSQDVLKNLSVSKQQVTKDVEVLRLKIEDLKHQLTSSEAVLENIIQQEAALSAPIGY
- the LOC123916122 gene encoding uncharacterized protein LOC123916122 isoform X1; the encoded protein is MEGISTDLGKTFVEKLINGVIGKSRYLFCYKCIANEFELEKEKLEAEWETMTLRFTKAKEKGKDIQSNAQFWEKQANKLIQENTKLKQRCFFGFCPDCIWLYKRGEELTNKTEEIKKLMVKGEKLENVELTRSLPDVERYSSQSYISFKTRESKYNELLNALKDDSYYTIGLHGMGGTGKTTMAKEVGKQLKTSMQFNRVIFTTVSNTPNIKKIQDDIAGHLELEWRATNESTRPTQLWDRLTNGEKILVILDDVWDDLNFEDIGIPNSDNHKGCKVLVTTRYFKVCNQMSCAKTIQLDLLSEEEAWEMFKRHAELSNISSKNILDQGCKIARECKGLPIAIATIARSLKGEKRQENWDAALNSLQNPMLMAGVDDTKLEGSTSGKTAAEPSLSTIFETKNEPPIQSDVAPKQKGIKLSSEDGITSANAKTITSSTHSKSANSLGPTATSSLEYGDGQIVVASPPISLTKTLNDDQGDPSQIDEKEDGDDQIATAFFIATTETNNQVSRNDDALKKVSSNIKDQFPKNNEETISKSPVPSQFPLVPSKGDPSQKVEELSSSLLVMRELEQLVTKKHLDDENLCLLNDFLVNHPSVLLRDTSLSNKYKGYAYNCLAELLKFLKTHSVLEVLGSCKTEFVELLQDARSFAFDKDWFDGIERRTLFPDLQVSQDVLKNLSVSKQQVTKDVEVLRLKIEDLKHQLTSSEAVLENIIQQEAALSAPIGY